In the genome of Solirubrobacterales bacterium, one region contains:
- a CDS encoding MlaD family protein: protein MMHKSRRKSRISANPLLVGAVTTIIAVVGVFFSYNANMGLPFVPTYRINAELPTGASLVQGNEVRIAGVRVGIVNSVKAKQLDNGRTIAKLDLKLDKSAQPVPVNSTITVRQRSAMGLKYLLLTPGDSAEGLKPGGTIPLSQATPETVDMDQWFNMFQPDVRRAIQRNLAEYGGMFAARGDAVNEILGELPPLLKVAEPVTRNLSSKQTDLEGFIKGLSQAAAEVAPVADQQAEMFVALNTTFDALAEVARPYMQDSITEGVKTQLVIQREAPRIRPFLNTSARFMKAFYPGAKALGESAPIVSSSFDVGIPVLNSSPRLYNELGPTARSLRQFGASTQVNRGIDTLINTSRILKPLMAYVGPAQNVCNYLALTLRNVPETMSMGNGDGRWVRAISTFAPLGPNAESVPAAAPANGGGINPDAAGKNFLHSNPYPWTASPGQPRACAAGNEIYQAGRQVIGNEMGSLATPVDMTEGQSQKQLNWGKGQ, encoded by the coding sequence ATGATGCACAAGAGTCGACGGAAATCCAGAATCTCGGCCAACCCGCTGCTGGTGGGTGCGGTCACCACGATCATCGCGGTGGTCGGCGTGTTCTTCTCCTACAACGCGAACATGGGTCTGCCGTTCGTGCCGACCTACCGGATCAACGCCGAGCTGCCGACCGGGGCTTCCCTGGTCCAGGGCAACGAGGTTCGGATCGCCGGGGTCAGGGTCGGCATCGTCAACTCGGTCAAGGCGAAGCAGCTCGACAACGGCCGCACGATCGCCAAGCTGGACCTGAAGCTGGACAAGAGCGCCCAGCCGGTTCCGGTCAACTCGACGATCACCGTGCGGCAACGCTCGGCGATGGGCCTCAAGTACCTCCTGCTCACCCCCGGTGATTCCGCCGAGGGCCTCAAGCCGGGTGGGACGATCCCGCTCTCCCAGGCCACCCCGGAGACGGTGGACATGGACCAGTGGTTCAACATGTTCCAGCCCGACGTCCGCCGGGCGATCCAGCGCAACCTGGCCGAGTACGGCGGCATGTTCGCCGCCCGCGGCGACGCGGTCAACGAGATTCTCGGCGAGCTGCCGCCGCTGCTCAAGGTGGCCGAGCCGGTGACCCGGAACCTTTCCTCGAAGCAGACCGACCTCGAAGGGTTCATCAAGGGCCTGAGTCAGGCCGCAGCCGAGGTGGCTCCGGTGGCCGACCAGCAGGCGGAGATGTTCGTCGCCCTGAACACCACCTTTGACGCCCTGGCGGAGGTTGCCCGACCCTACATGCAGGACTCGATCACCGAGGGTGTCAAGACCCAGCTTGTGATCCAGCGCGAGGCTCCCCGGATCCGTCCCTTCCTCAACACTTCAGCCAGGTTCATGAAGGCGTTCTATCCCGGAGCCAAGGCGCTCGGTGAGAGCGCTCCGATCGTCAGCTCCTCGTTCGACGTCGGTATCCCGGTGCTGAACTCCTCGCCGAGGCTCTACAACGAGCTCGGCCCGACCGCCCGTTCGCTCCGCCAGTTCGGGGCCAGCACCCAGGTCAACCGGGGAATCGACACCCTGATCAACACCAGCCGGATTCTGAAACCGCTGATGGCCTACGTCGGACCGGCCCAGAACGTCTGCAACTATCTGGCCCTGACCCTGCGGAACGTCCCCGAAACGATGTCGATGGGCAACGGCGATGGCCGGTGGGTGCGGGCGATCTCGACCTTCGCCCCGCTCGGCCCGAACGCCGAGTCGGTACCCGCGGCCGCCCCGGCCAACGGTGGCGGCATCAACCCCGATGCGGCCGGCAAGAACTTCCTGCACAGCAACCCGTATCCCTGGACCGCCTCGCCCGGTCAGCCCCGCGCCTGCGCCGCCGGCAACGAGATCTATCAGGCAGGGCGTCAGGTGATCGGCAACGAGATGGGCAGCCTGGCCACCCCGGTCGACATGACCGAAGGCCAGAGCCAGAAGCAGCTCAACTGGGGGAAGGGCCAGTGA